The following coding sequences are from one Paenibacillus sp. JDR-2 window:
- a CDS encoding S-layer homology domain-containing protein, producing the protein MMRSMTHRVFIVLLAFLLITMSVTQLGMAASADTADPILFKDGFDEAGSEAWTPVSGTWGTENSSAASLFSDDFESGNINQWTNNAGNWSSVTEDTQKAYKQNKEEGASDLLAGELSWTDYALESNVKLISGTGAMMKFRYQDEQHFYFLYMSNDYIKIMKQNGSAQEWIGQYNGPSLDPAKFVNIKVTAESNSFLVYLDGELVLKASDAAAPYISGKIGLATWSTVVVFDEVKVSGSESNQVYSQTDASGGEAYAGEGTWKNYSVQTLIKKGELSADGSVGVTLRRQANGDGYRMQYSGSGMLQIVKVEDGIETMLDEAPFTMNSGTSYLLRCVSAGKFLELYVNGAKYASAQDTKYSSGNIALLNVKAKASYDSVIVSAESPPAISEGNTAYYISSGTGDDTNDGLTEATAWKTMGKISAMTFQPGDRILLKSGDVWKERLTLKGMGSMEDPITITSYGTGSKPKISANAPGSGVVLGLNLSHWLIQGLAVEAIPSSTLAWGNVTNGIKIEYDNSRVYEGLRIDGNEVFSTSPDTNTNGIVITANVPGTDFKEIANDITISGNNVHDLGWYGITSSGWDNVKQEELRSQLSYGNLYVTDNEVVNMGNQGIVIQNAHDSAIEHNIVRAGGQADSNGYGPGGLWYIASRDSVIRFNEVSEMKDSESGYDGAGINVDWYCDNITVEYNYTHDNKGNGFTTMSNRGTKILNNKAKGNKGEQGNGRGQIALGSFTGRPDLSTGLHDIEVAGNTVIVDAEGTNGINSASNPYGFYSGDRIRNNNIVMKEGVPNTSVFSIGSDTRFDEIDHNRVYSLDSAFRASQYGTDYDSLASWQTATGFDSSTRVFGADNSLPGEVRNLAAAVNGYIQLNWSASSDEGSGVAHYNIYRGITAGFTPSYANMVGESKETSFIDRERPASNQTYYYKVEAEDYSGNAGPASAALQAVTGDIPAATAPEKVVDFTVLREGDTIRTAEFTVMPYLANFGAIAKVELYADGLRLAELTQHPYTYTVKGLGTGEHTLQYRVYEQSGAATESAAITISKEHNALRSLSVADAPVMDGNLEEWNTLGFAMDQAAQVKETEEGFKESWTPQKLSGNGYTSWDSHNLYFAAEITEEHHNLAITNAADLWKGSSIQLAIDPRKSNNPGANGYTEIAYGLSNSGQMLAYRYNAVTGHETGEFTAGSFHVSRNEETKKTIYEIAIPWSELLPAGVSAEEGSELGISFLANYSDGSRPNAGNGDVRNGWIEYNSGIGSIKAPDQFGYLLLKNTPFNAPSITGEAEGQTVKFSWPASADATGYRLLYGKESGVYSNGWNIGGATKYETNALSSGKYYFVVQAYNAYGESVLSQETTLTVTGGNSIPIPTPNQSSDPTVVSSVKMENGKAVAELGAQHQRALITLSKLTGVELQVRRGDAMVTLSAPALKALRAKAGSDDVFVDVSLNPVTDAVTPSMLRAAGQSYRISIKLLVDGKRQPVEFEDGAVNVTLPFDSWKADSELGGVYFNDEKAARWNYSGGDADAASNKIAFEFGDSGVYAPFEFKKSFKDVPAGHWAERTIQILAAKHVVQGTSEELFSPNRSTNRAEFAALLVNMLHLNPAGKAAVFNDVQPDAWYADSVSAAVEAGIILGRSADQFAPGESITRAEMAAMAVRALGLQVQAGATSSFADAYSIPAWAQSYVAAASQSGIINGVGQNQFAPEREATRAEAAQIVLNMMEVLKARK; encoded by the coding sequence ATGATGCGTAGCATGACTCATCGGGTTTTTATCGTGTTATTGGCATTTCTTTTGATTACTATGAGTGTTACTCAACTCGGGATGGCTGCGTCGGCTGATACAGCCGATCCGATTCTGTTCAAGGACGGTTTCGACGAAGCTGGATCGGAGGCTTGGACGCCCGTTAGCGGAACATGGGGAACCGAAAACAGCAGCGCAGCCTCATTGTTTTCGGATGATTTTGAAAGCGGAAACATAAACCAATGGACGAACAATGCCGGCAACTGGTCCAGTGTAACGGAGGATACGCAAAAAGCTTATAAACAAAACAAGGAGGAGGGGGCATCGGATTTGCTCGCTGGCGAGCTGTCCTGGACGGATTATGCCTTGGAGTCCAACGTGAAGCTGATTAGCGGTACGGGAGCGATGATGAAGTTTCGGTATCAGGACGAACAGCATTTTTACTTTCTGTACATGTCGAACGATTATATCAAAATCATGAAACAGAACGGTTCCGCCCAGGAATGGATCGGGCAATACAACGGTCCGTCCCTCGATCCAGCAAAATTCGTGAACATCAAGGTGACGGCGGAAAGCAACAGCTTCCTAGTATATTTAGACGGGGAGCTGGTACTGAAGGCATCCGATGCAGCCGCTCCTTATATATCCGGTAAAATCGGCCTTGCCACCTGGTCGACCGTTGTGGTGTTCGATGAGGTCAAGGTGTCGGGAAGCGAATCCAATCAGGTGTACAGCCAGACGGACGCAAGCGGCGGCGAAGCTTATGCCGGAGAAGGAACCTGGAAGAACTATTCCGTGCAAACGCTAATCAAGAAAGGCGAACTTTCGGCCGACGGGTCAGTTGGAGTGACGCTTCGCAGGCAAGCGAACGGTGACGGATACCGCATGCAGTATTCGGGAAGCGGCATGCTTCAAATCGTGAAGGTGGAAGACGGAATCGAAACAATGCTTGATGAAGCGCCGTTTACGATGAACAGCGGCACCTCGTATCTGCTTAGATGCGTTTCTGCAGGCAAATTCCTGGAATTGTACGTCAATGGAGCCAAGTATGCATCGGCGCAGGATACCAAGTACTCATCGGGCAACATTGCGCTGCTTAACGTGAAGGCGAAAGCCAGCTATGACAGCGTAATCGTCTCCGCGGAATCTCCGCCTGCCATTTCGGAGGGGAATACCGCCTACTATATTAGTTCCGGCACGGGTGACGATACCAACGACGGTCTGACCGAAGCGACAGCATGGAAGACTATGGGGAAAATCAGCGCCATGACCTTTCAGCCGGGCGACCGCATTTTGCTTAAATCCGGCGATGTCTGGAAGGAGAGGTTGACCCTGAAGGGGATGGGATCGATGGAAGACCCGATCACGATCACCTCTTACGGGACGGGCAGCAAGCCGAAAATCTCCGCGAATGCTCCGGGCAGCGGGGTTGTGCTCGGCTTAAATCTGAGCCACTGGCTCATTCAAGGCTTGGCAGTTGAGGCTATCCCTTCCTCGACGCTTGCCTGGGGCAATGTAACCAACGGCATCAAGATCGAATACGATAACTCCCGTGTTTACGAGGGACTGAGGATCGACGGCAACGAAGTATTCAGCACGTCGCCAGACACGAACACAAACGGTATCGTTATTACGGCTAACGTGCCGGGAACGGATTTTAAGGAAATTGCAAACGACATTACCATCTCGGGCAATAACGTGCATGACCTGGGCTGGTACGGCATCACGTCATCCGGCTGGGATAACGTGAAACAAGAAGAGCTGCGCTCCCAGTTGTCTTACGGCAACCTCTATGTCACGGACAATGAAGTGGTCAACATGGGGAACCAAGGCATCGTTATACAGAACGCACATGACTCAGCGATTGAACACAATATCGTGCGTGCGGGCGGACAAGCCGACTCGAACGGCTACGGACCCGGCGGTCTTTGGTATATCGCATCGCGGGATTCCGTTATCCGTTTCAATGAAGTATCCGAGATGAAGGATTCCGAATCCGGCTATGACGGAGCGGGGATCAACGTTGACTGGTATTGCGATAACATTACGGTCGAATACAACTACACGCACGACAACAAGGGTAACGGCTTTACAACGATGAGTAACCGCGGCACGAAAATCCTCAACAACAAAGCGAAGGGCAACAAGGGCGAGCAAGGCAACGGACGCGGCCAAATCGCGCTTGGCAGCTTTACGGGACGTCCGGATCTGTCCACAGGTCTTCACGACATTGAGGTGGCAGGCAATACGGTTATCGTGGATGCGGAAGGCACAAACGGGATTAACAGTGCGTCGAATCCGTATGGATTTTATTCCGGTGACCGCATTCGCAACAATAACATTGTGATGAAAGAAGGCGTACCTAATACATCCGTATTCAGCATCGGCAGCGATACGCGGTTTGACGAGATCGATCATAACCGCGTTTATAGCCTGGATAGCGCGTTCCGTGCCAGCCAGTACGGGACGGATTACGACAGCCTCGCATCCTGGCAGACGGCTACCGGCTTTGACTCAAGCACGCGTGTATTTGGTGCAGACAACTCACTGCCAGGCGAAGTCCGGAATCTGGCGGCTGCCGTTAACGGATATATTCAATTGAACTGGTCCGCCTCATCCGATGAAGGTAGCGGCGTTGCGCACTACAATATTTACCGCGGCATAACGGCCGGCTTTACTCCGTCCTATGCCAATATGGTGGGCGAGTCAAAGGAAACGTCCTTTATCGACCGCGAGCGGCCAGCATCCAATCAAACCTATTACTACAAGGTGGAAGCAGAAGATTACAGCGGCAACGCGGGTCCGGCATCGGCGGCCCTTCAGGCCGTAACGGGTGATATTCCTGCCGCTACGGCTCCGGAAAAGGTTGTCGATTTTACGGTTCTGCGCGAGGGCGACACGATCCGTACCGCCGAATTCACCGTTATGCCGTACCTGGCGAATTTCGGAGCTATTGCCAAGGTAGAGTTGTACGCAGACGGATTACGACTTGCGGAACTGACGCAGCACCCTTATACCTACACGGTTAAAGGTCTCGGCACCGGCGAGCATACGCTGCAATATCGCGTGTACGAGCAGAGCGGGGCGGCTACGGAATCTGCTGCGATTACCATTTCGAAGGAGCATAACGCTTTGCGCAGTCTTTCCGTCGCCGATGCGCCTGTCATGGACGGTAATCTGGAGGAGTGGAACACGCTTGGCTTTGCCATGGATCAGGCGGCGCAGGTTAAAGAAACGGAAGAAGGCTTTAAGGAAAGCTGGACGCCTCAGAAGCTGTCGGGCAATGGATACACGAGCTGGGATAGCCATAATCTATACTTTGCGGCGGAAATTACGGAGGAGCATCATAACCTTGCGATAACGAATGCCGCCGATTTATGGAAGGGCTCAAGCATTCAGCTCGCTATCGATCCGCGGAAAAGCAATAATCCGGGAGCCAATGGATATACCGAGATTGCTTACGGCTTGTCCAACTCGGGCCAAATGCTGGCGTACCGCTATAACGCGGTTACCGGTCATGAGACTGGTGAATTCACCGCCGGTTCGTTCCATGTCAGCCGGAATGAAGAAACAAAGAAGACCATCTATGAGATTGCCATCCCTTGGAGCGAATTGCTGCCGGCAGGAGTGAGTGCCGAAGAGGGCTCAGAGCTTGGCATTTCCTTCTTGGCCAACTATAGCGACGGCAGCCGTCCGAATGCAGGAAACGGTGATGTTCGGAACGGCTGGATCGAGTATAACAGCGGCATTGGCTCTATTAAGGCACCGGATCAGTTTGGATATTTATTATTGAAAAACACGCCTTTTAACGCGCCTTCCATTACAGGCGAAGCGGAGGGTCAAACCGTGAAGTTCAGTTGGCCGGCTTCCGCAGATGCAACCGGATACCGTTTGCTTTACGGCAAAGAAAGCGGCGTTTATTCAAATGGATGGAATATTGGCGGCGCTACGAAATACGAAACGAATGCACTCAGTTCGGGTAAGTATTATTTCGTTGTTCAAGCCTATAACGCATATGGCGAAAGCGTTCTGTCGCAAGAAACGACTCTGACGGTAACTGGGGGAAATAGCATCCCGATACCAACGCCAAATCAGAGCAGCGATCCGACTGTAGTCAGCAGCGTAAAGATGGAAAACGGAAAAGCGGTTGCGGAGCTGGGAGCTCAGCATCAAAGGGCACTAATAACATTGAGCAAGCTGACTGGCGTTGAACTGCAGGTGAGACGGGGAGATGCGATGGTTACATTGAGCGCGCCTGCTTTAAAAGCGTTGAGAGCAAAGGCTGGAAGCGACGATGTATTCGTGGACGTAAGCTTGAATCCGGTAACGGATGCGGTAACCCCCAGTATGTTAAGAGCCGCGGGTCAGTCCTATAGGATAAGCATAAAATTGCTCGTTGACGGCAAGCGCCAGCCGGTAGAGTTTGAAGACGGAGCGGTAAACGTAACGCTTCCTTTCGATTCCTGGAAGGCAGATTCCGAGCTTGGCGGCGTATACTTTAATGATGAGAAGGCTGCTCGCTGGAACTATAGCGGCGGGGATGCGGATGCCGCGAGCAATAAAATAGCTTTCGAGTTCGGAGATTCCGGCGTATATGCTCCGTTTGAATTCAAGAAGTCATTCAAGGACGTGCCTGCCGGACATTGGGCGGAGCGTACGATTCAAATTCTGGCCGCCAAGCATGTGGTGCAGGGAACAAGCGAAGAGCTTTTTAGTCCGAACCGTTCAACAAACCGCGCCGAGTTTGCGGCGCTATTAGTAAATATGCTGCATCTGAACCCGGCTGGCAAGGCTGCTGTCTTCAACGATGTTCAGCCCGATGCTTGGTATGCGGATTCTGTCTCGGCCGCCGTTGAAGCAGGCATCATATTGGGTCGGAGCGCGGATCAGTTCGCCCCGGGGGAATCCATCACCCGCGCCGAGATGGCCGCCATGGCCGTCCGGGCATTGGGGCTTCAGGTCCAAGCGGGAGC